A single window of Rhodococcus jostii RHA1 DNA harbors:
- a CDS encoding thiamine pyrophosphate-binding protein, with the protein MTTQKLTGGQMVVDFLIREGVEKVFAIPGHGNTALLDAFVDRADEIELVPAMHEQGAAHMADGYYRASGKIAAICTSIGPGATNTLTGLATAFADSMPMLLITGAVHTYMENRGVLQEIDRPHGNNFPRMVEPVVKRWWQPSRLEQLPVALAQAFNTMHEGRRGPVLVDIPQDLQAEYGDYTPDTGARRPATRATGDPAVIAEAARLLAGAKRPVIVAGGGVIHAEAAAELMAVAEHLGAPVTHSFQGKGAFPADHDLYAWPCGDMGSIPGNGVTRTADVILAVGCRFSDRITSSYRPGVTFDIPNTKLVQIDIDGFEIGRNYPVEVGVVGDAKTSLAALRDVLADLGPALDYRSTDYFAELQDLKAQWEEHLRPMRTTDYLPMTNSRAMVEIRKALPREGILVTDSSNPANQAFNEFPIYDPKTNIVAGGFSGIGFGVPAAIGAQIGAPDTPVLAMVGDGSFLQTGTEIATAAMLGVPLVIVVLNNGGWEAIKDLQISLFGEEREIISGWKNLDGTPYFADITRFAQSLGCSAERVEDPEKLADAIERAFATPGPVIIEAMSAHELPWTEMHPTGWWDITVPAYHGEVRDDYVAQRGF; encoded by the coding sequence ATGACAACACAGAAACTCACCGGCGGACAGATGGTCGTCGACTTCCTCATCCGCGAGGGAGTCGAGAAGGTCTTCGCGATCCCCGGACACGGCAACACCGCCCTCCTCGACGCGTTCGTCGACCGAGCCGACGAGATCGAATTGGTGCCGGCCATGCACGAACAGGGCGCCGCCCACATGGCCGACGGCTACTACCGGGCGTCCGGCAAGATCGCCGCGATCTGTACCTCCATCGGACCGGGCGCGACCAACACCCTCACCGGGCTCGCGACCGCGTTCGCCGACTCGATGCCGATGCTCCTGATCACCGGCGCCGTGCACACCTACATGGAGAACCGCGGGGTGCTCCAGGAAATCGACCGCCCGCACGGCAACAACTTCCCCCGCATGGTGGAGCCGGTGGTCAAGCGGTGGTGGCAGCCCAGCCGCCTCGAACAGCTGCCGGTGGCGCTCGCGCAGGCGTTCAACACGATGCACGAGGGCAGGCGCGGACCCGTGCTCGTCGACATCCCGCAGGACCTGCAGGCCGAGTACGGCGACTACACCCCCGACACCGGTGCCCGCCGTCCCGCCACCCGCGCGACCGGCGACCCGGCCGTGATCGCCGAGGCCGCACGCCTGCTCGCCGGTGCGAAACGTCCCGTCATCGTGGCCGGTGGCGGCGTCATCCACGCCGAGGCCGCCGCCGAACTGATGGCCGTCGCCGAGCACCTCGGCGCGCCGGTGACCCATTCGTTCCAGGGCAAGGGCGCGTTCCCCGCCGACCACGACCTCTACGCGTGGCCGTGCGGCGACATGGGGTCGATCCCCGGCAACGGCGTCACGCGCACCGCCGACGTGATCCTCGCCGTCGGCTGCCGGTTCAGCGACCGCATCACGTCGTCGTACCGCCCCGGCGTCACGTTCGACATCCCGAACACCAAGCTCGTGCAGATCGACATCGACGGTTTCGAGATCGGCCGCAACTACCCGGTCGAGGTCGGCGTCGTCGGCGACGCGAAAACGTCCCTCGCCGCGCTGCGCGACGTGCTCGCCGACCTCGGGCCTGCCCTCGACTACCGCAGCACCGACTACTTCGCCGAACTGCAGGACCTCAAGGCGCAGTGGGAAGAGCACCTGCGGCCGATGCGGACCACCGACTACCTGCCGATGACCAACTCGCGGGCGATGGTCGAGATCCGCAAGGCCCTTCCGCGCGAAGGCATTCTGGTCACCGACTCGTCGAACCCCGCGAACCAGGCGTTCAACGAGTTCCCGATCTACGACCCGAAGACCAACATCGTGGCCGGCGGCTTCTCTGGCATCGGATTCGGTGTGCCCGCCGCGATCGGCGCGCAGATCGGCGCCCCGGACACCCCGGTCCTGGCGATGGTCGGCGACGGCAGCTTCCTCCAGACCGGCACCGAGATCGCGACCGCCGCGATGCTCGGAGTGCCGCTGGTGATCGTCGTGCTCAACAACGGCGGCTGGGAAGCGATCAAGGACCTCCAGATCAGCCTGTTCGGCGAAGAACGCGAAATCATCTCCGGGTGGAAGAACCTCGACGGGACACCGTATTTCGCCGACATCACCCGGTTCGCCCAGTCACTCGGCTGCAGCGCCGAGCGCGTCGAGGACCCGGAGAAGCTGGCCGACGCGATCGAGCGCGCCTTCGCGACGCCGGGCCCGGTGATCATCGAGGCGATGAGCGCCCACGAGCTGCCGTGGACCGAGATGCACCCGACCGGCTGGTGGGACATCACCGTTCCCGCCTACCACGGCGAGGTCCGTGACGACTACGTCGCGCAACGCGGATTCTGA
- a CDS encoding GMC family oxidoreductase — protein sequence MRDASVGEPTGPSKHSYDVVIVGSGMGGGTLAYALADSGVDVLLIERGDFLPQEKQNWDPQEVFEGHRYANAEQWYDTEGRPFSPGTYYYVGGNTKLYGSSLARFRREDFQSTQHEAGESPEWPFSYDDFAPYYARAEQVHRVHGDHTDDPTLPRDEPFPYPAIGHEPPVQEAADALRRLGYTPSNIPLGIDLRDGGGCIRCRTCDGFPCRVLAKSDADVCCVRPAIASGSVELLTNAYAERVLTDETGHRATGVQIRHRGTELVVDARTVVVSCGAVNSAALLLRSANAAHPDGLANSSGMVGRNYMVHNNSIMVGVNPLKKNTSEFQKTLYINDFYTHGTADHPYPLGHVQLIGKLQGEMIKGQRPLIPKWALSQATARSMDWWLFTEDLPDPDNRVTLTDDGNIQIAWTPNNTRAHEVLVREVRKILRKIGYPFVFSQGTGIEVNSHQAGTVRAGTDPATSVLDADCRAHDVGNLYVVDSSFFPSLPVMNPALSIAANAFRVAESIADRVGKTRSHDTPAQSASL from the coding sequence ATGAGAGACGCATCCGTGGGGGAGCCCACAGGCCCGAGCAAACACAGCTACGACGTCGTCATCGTCGGCAGCGGAATGGGCGGCGGAACGCTCGCCTACGCGCTCGCGGACTCGGGAGTCGATGTGCTTCTGATCGAGCGCGGCGACTTCCTGCCGCAGGAGAAGCAGAACTGGGACCCGCAGGAAGTCTTCGAAGGTCACCGGTATGCGAACGCCGAGCAGTGGTACGACACCGAGGGCAGGCCGTTCAGCCCCGGCACGTACTACTACGTCGGCGGGAACACGAAGCTGTACGGCTCGTCGCTGGCGCGGTTCCGGCGTGAAGACTTCCAGTCGACGCAACACGAGGCCGGCGAATCTCCCGAGTGGCCGTTCTCGTACGACGACTTCGCCCCGTATTACGCACGGGCAGAACAGGTGCACCGGGTCCACGGCGATCACACCGACGACCCGACGCTCCCCCGCGACGAACCCTTCCCCTACCCGGCGATCGGACACGAGCCACCGGTGCAGGAGGCGGCCGACGCACTGCGGCGCCTCGGGTACACGCCGTCGAACATCCCACTGGGCATCGACCTGCGCGACGGCGGCGGATGTATCCGATGTCGGACCTGCGACGGGTTCCCCTGCCGGGTGCTGGCGAAGTCGGACGCGGATGTGTGCTGCGTCCGGCCTGCCATCGCGTCGGGCTCGGTGGAACTGCTGACCAACGCGTACGCCGAGCGCGTGCTCACCGACGAGACCGGGCACCGGGCGACCGGCGTGCAGATCCGGCACCGCGGCACCGAACTCGTCGTCGATGCACGCACCGTGGTGGTGTCCTGTGGCGCCGTCAACTCCGCGGCGCTGCTGCTCCGGTCGGCGAACGCCGCGCACCCGGACGGTCTCGCCAACTCCTCCGGCATGGTCGGACGAAACTACATGGTGCACAACAACTCCATCATGGTGGGCGTCAACCCACTGAAGAAGAACACGTCCGAGTTCCAGAAGACGTTGTACATCAACGATTTCTACACGCACGGCACCGCCGACCACCCCTACCCGCTGGGACACGTGCAACTCATCGGCAAGTTGCAGGGCGAGATGATCAAGGGCCAACGGCCGCTGATCCCCAAGTGGGCGCTGAGCCAGGCCACGGCCCGCAGCATGGACTGGTGGCTGTTCACCGAGGATCTGCCCGATCCGGACAACCGCGTCACCCTCACCGACGACGGCAACATCCAGATCGCGTGGACCCCCAACAACACTCGCGCCCACGAGGTACTCGTCCGCGAGGTGCGCAAGATCCTCCGGAAGATCGGCTATCCGTTCGTCTTCAGCCAGGGCACCGGCATCGAGGTCAACTCCCACCAGGCCGGCACCGTGCGGGCCGGAACCGACCCCGCGACCTCCGTGCTCGACGCCGACTGCCGCGCCCACGACGTCGGCAACCTGTACGTCGTCGACTCGTCGTTCTTCCCGTCCCTGCCCGTGATGAACCCTGCCCTGTCCATCGCGGCCAACGCCTTCCGCGTCGCCGAGAGCATCGCCGACCGAGTCGGCAAGACCCGTTCCCACGACACCCCGGCCCAGTCCGCGTCCCTGTGA
- a CDS encoding aspartate ammonia-lyase yields MTRTEHDLLGDREVPEDAYYGIHTLRATENFPITGIPLASHPDLVSALASVKQAAAQTNAGLGLLPRREADAIVAACEEIRAGALRDQFVVDVIQGGAGTSTNMNANEVVANRALELLGHRRSRYEYLHPLEHVNMSQSTNDVYPTAIKAGLQTALTRLRAAMRDLAAEFAVKSTEFSDVLKVGRTQLQDAVPMTLGQEIATFALMIDEDSQRLGEAATLISEINLGGTAIGTGLNAHHEYAWRVREHLAAITGIEVTTASDLIEATQDVGAFVQLSGVLKRTAVKLSKICNDLRLLSSGPRAGFGEITLPPVQAGSSIMPGKVNPVIPEVVNQIAFRVVGNDLTVTMAAEGGQLQLNAFEPVIAHSLFETIELLTRGCTVLRERCVVGIGANIDHLKNMVDASIGVVTALNPHIGYTAATAIAADALATGRTVAALVLERGLLSREQLDDVLRPENLTRPLVP; encoded by the coding sequence ATGACCCGCACCGAACACGACCTCCTCGGCGACCGCGAGGTCCCCGAGGACGCCTACTACGGCATCCACACTTTGCGGGCGACGGAGAACTTCCCGATCACCGGCATTCCGCTGGCCAGCCATCCCGACCTCGTGTCGGCGCTGGCGTCCGTCAAGCAGGCTGCGGCGCAGACCAACGCGGGCCTCGGCCTGTTGCCGCGGCGCGAGGCGGACGCCATCGTGGCGGCCTGCGAGGAGATCCGGGCCGGCGCCCTGCGCGACCAGTTCGTCGTGGACGTCATCCAGGGCGGTGCAGGCACGTCGACGAACATGAACGCGAACGAGGTGGTGGCCAACCGGGCTCTGGAATTGCTCGGTCACCGGCGCAGTCGCTACGAGTATCTCCATCCGCTCGAGCACGTGAACATGAGCCAGAGCACGAACGACGTCTACCCCACCGCGATCAAGGCCGGCCTGCAAACCGCCCTGACCAGGCTGCGGGCGGCCATGCGGGACTTGGCGGCGGAGTTCGCGGTGAAGTCGACGGAGTTCTCCGACGTCCTCAAGGTCGGCCGCACCCAGTTGCAGGATGCGGTTCCGATGACCCTGGGCCAGGAGATCGCGACGTTCGCTCTCATGATCGACGAGGATTCCCAGCGGCTCGGGGAGGCGGCGACGCTCATCTCCGAGATCAATCTGGGCGGAACGGCGATCGGGACCGGTCTCAACGCGCACCACGAGTACGCGTGGCGGGTGCGCGAACATCTTGCCGCGATCACCGGGATCGAGGTGACGACGGCGTCCGACCTGATCGAAGCCACGCAGGACGTCGGGGCGTTCGTCCAGCTGTCCGGGGTGCTCAAACGTACCGCGGTGAAGCTGTCCAAGATCTGCAACGACCTTCGGCTCCTGTCGTCGGGCCCGCGTGCCGGTTTCGGTGAGATCACGTTGCCGCCCGTGCAGGCAGGATCGTCGATCATGCCGGGCAAGGTGAACCCGGTGATCCCGGAGGTGGTGAACCAGATCGCCTTCCGGGTGGTCGGTAACGACCTGACGGTGACGATGGCGGCCGAGGGTGGGCAGCTTCAGCTCAATGCCTTCGAGCCGGTGATCGCGCACAGCCTGTTCGAGACGATCGAACTGCTCACTCGTGGATGCACCGTCCTGCGTGAACGCTGCGTGGTCGGTATCGGCGCGAACATCGACCATCTGAAGAACATGGTGGACGCGTCCATCGGCGTGGTCACGGCCCTCAACCCGCACATCGGGTACACCGCGGCCACCGCGATCGCCGCCGACGCACTCGCGACCGGGCGCACCGTCGCCGCGCTCGTGCTCGAGCGGGGTCTGCTCAGCCGCGAGCAACTCGACGACGTGCTGCGGCCGGAGAACCTCACTCGACCGCTCGTGCCCTGA
- the hisD gene encoding histidinol dehydrogenase, with protein MSFVLKAAVSEPAQRASNPAVVDTVAAVIADVRANGDEAVRKYSEKFDGWSPESFRLSEDRVAEIVKSVPETVLDDLRFAQRQIRDFAQAQRDSIQDLEVETLPGVFLGHRNVPIDAAAAYVPGGRYPLTASAHMTVLTAKVAGVERVAATTPPNAGEPPQISVAAMHLAGADEIFVLGGVQAVAALALGTETIDPVSILTGPGNAYVAEAKRQLFGEVGIDLFAGPTETLIVADDLADPFTIAVDLLSQAEHGPDSPCVLITTSESVGRAVIDHIDALLPGLVTNAIAGPAWRDHGQIHVVDTLDEAYRLADVFASEHVQILTEDPRQALTSMRNYGALFLGEGTCVPYGDKLIGTNHVLPTLGAARYTGGLWVGKFLKTLTYQEVRDLGSSAKLGEVCGRLSRLEKFEGHARSGDLRAAKFGNAPLPWGDIPTRVTSER; from the coding sequence ATGTCATTCGTTCTCAAGGCCGCCGTCAGTGAACCAGCGCAGCGGGCGAGCAACCCCGCCGTGGTCGACACCGTCGCCGCCGTCATCGCCGATGTCCGCGCGAACGGCGACGAGGCCGTCCGGAAGTACTCCGAGAAGTTCGACGGCTGGTCCCCCGAATCGTTCCGGCTGAGTGAGGACAGGGTGGCGGAGATCGTGAAGTCCGTTCCCGAGACCGTCCTCGACGATCTGCGATTCGCGCAGCGCCAGATCCGCGACTTCGCCCAGGCGCAGCGGGACTCCATCCAGGACCTCGAGGTCGAGACCCTGCCGGGGGTGTTCCTCGGGCACCGCAACGTCCCGATCGACGCGGCCGCCGCCTACGTACCCGGCGGGCGCTACCCACTGACCGCGTCCGCACACATGACGGTGCTCACCGCGAAGGTCGCAGGTGTCGAACGCGTCGCCGCGACGACGCCCCCGAATGCCGGCGAGCCGCCGCAGATCAGTGTCGCGGCGATGCACCTCGCCGGCGCCGACGAGATCTTCGTTCTCGGCGGAGTACAGGCGGTCGCCGCACTCGCGCTGGGCACCGAGACCATCGACCCGGTGTCCATCCTCACCGGCCCCGGCAACGCCTACGTGGCCGAGGCGAAGCGCCAACTGTTCGGCGAGGTCGGGATCGACCTCTTCGCCGGGCCGACCGAAACGCTCATCGTCGCCGACGACCTGGCCGACCCGTTCACCATCGCCGTCGACCTGCTGAGCCAGGCCGAGCACGGCCCCGATTCGCCGTGCGTGCTGATCACCACGTCGGAGTCCGTGGGACGGGCGGTGATCGACCATATCGACGCCCTGCTCCCCGGCTTGGTCACCAACGCCATCGCCGGCCCCGCGTGGCGTGATCACGGTCAGATCCACGTGGTGGACACGCTCGACGAGGCGTACCGGCTCGCCGACGTCTTCGCGTCGGAGCACGTCCAGATCCTCACCGAGGACCCCCGTCAGGCCCTGACCTCCATGCGGAACTACGGCGCCCTGTTCCTCGGCGAAGGCACGTGTGTTCCCTACGGCGACAAGCTGATCGGAACCAACCATGTTCTCCCGACGCTCGGTGCGGCCCGCTACACGGGCGGTCTGTGGGTGGGCAAGTTCCTCAAGACGCTCACCTACCAGGAGGTGCGCGATCTCGGCAGCAGCGCGAAACTCGGCGAGGTGTGCGGCCGCCTGTCGCGGCTGGAGAAGTTCGAGGGGCACGCCCGCTCCGGCGACCTTCGCGCCGCCAAGTTCGGCAACGCCCCGCTCCCGTGGGGCGACATCCCTACCCGGGTGACGTCGGAACGATGA
- a CDS encoding PucR family transcriptional regulator → MVFTVADALDIDLLKDAGARVLTGSDSLDREVRWVHSSEISDIARFLRGGELLLTAGLGMGSTDALQQVFVRAAAHAGAAALVIEESGRMFDRVPDAVVAEGQACGLPIIALAREVSFAGVSSQVHEILTDKRLQALTHEREVESTFSNLLLDGADYLSIVQTLAELTDGTVVLENIAHRVMAYVGEFDEEAGIEDWDRHARGLHSDDSGCVRRPVLMRGQPWGWIHVFTDRPATERSTAGFATERAAASVAISLLTDRSREARDDQRSTALITRLLIGDLSGAEFVDQAGRLGYQLGSGQIVVVIANKDARDDSSGPRAGRQIDTGAISADMGDYVVAVAAESGRTRAELAGLLGTMEHGGGMSRTVPASMLQVAVTQAKSAAAVSRSLPASPMLHFDDLGVERLLVTLAQGPELASFVEDELGPLLTKDAQSTTPLLPTLRAFLAVDGRKTEAAEKLFIQRRTLYNRLDRIAAILGKSLDDAATRQSLLLAVKGLDLLEGSSVVARRSSRP, encoded by the coding sequence ATGGTCTTCACCGTCGCCGACGCTCTCGACATCGATCTCCTGAAAGACGCGGGAGCCCGTGTCCTGACCGGATCGGACAGCCTCGACCGTGAGGTCCGCTGGGTGCATTCGTCGGAGATCTCGGATATCGCCCGCTTCCTCCGGGGTGGAGAATTACTCCTGACCGCCGGGCTCGGAATGGGCAGCACGGACGCCCTTCAGCAGGTGTTCGTCCGCGCAGCCGCTCATGCCGGGGCCGCCGCTCTCGTCATCGAGGAGTCGGGACGGATGTTCGACCGCGTACCGGATGCGGTAGTCGCCGAAGGGCAGGCCTGCGGCCTGCCGATCATCGCCCTTGCCCGCGAGGTGTCGTTCGCCGGCGTCTCGTCGCAGGTGCACGAGATCCTGACCGACAAGCGCCTGCAGGCGCTCACCCACGAACGGGAAGTCGAGTCCACGTTCTCGAACCTCCTCCTGGACGGCGCCGACTACCTCTCCATCGTGCAGACGCTGGCCGAACTCACCGACGGCACGGTGGTACTCGAGAACATCGCACATCGCGTGATGGCGTACGTCGGCGAATTCGACGAAGAGGCCGGCATCGAGGACTGGGACCGGCACGCGCGGGGCCTCCACAGCGACGACAGTGGATGCGTCCGCAGGCCGGTGCTGATGCGCGGTCAGCCGTGGGGCTGGATTCACGTCTTCACCGACCGGCCCGCGACCGAACGGTCCACCGCGGGCTTCGCGACCGAGCGTGCCGCCGCGTCCGTCGCGATCTCGCTGCTGACCGACCGGAGCCGCGAAGCGAGGGACGATCAGCGGAGCACGGCACTGATCACGCGACTGCTGATCGGCGATCTCTCCGGCGCCGAATTCGTCGACCAGGCAGGAAGACTCGGGTACCAGCTGGGGTCGGGACAGATCGTCGTCGTCATCGCGAACAAGGATGCCCGCGACGACTCGTCCGGTCCGCGCGCCGGCCGTCAGATCGACACGGGTGCGATCAGCGCCGACATGGGCGACTACGTCGTGGCCGTGGCGGCGGAGTCCGGCCGGACCCGCGCCGAGCTCGCGGGCCTGCTCGGGACAATGGAGCACGGCGGCGGCATGAGCCGCACGGTGCCCGCATCGATGCTGCAGGTCGCGGTCACGCAGGCGAAGAGTGCCGCCGCGGTGTCGCGCTCCCTCCCTGCCTCACCCATGCTGCATTTCGACGACCTCGGCGTCGAACGTCTGCTCGTGACGTTGGCGCAGGGGCCCGAGCTCGCCAGCTTCGTCGAGGACGAGCTCGGCCCACTGCTCACGAAGGACGCGCAGTCCACGACCCCGCTGCTGCCGACACTGCGAGCATTCCTCGCCGTCGACGGCCGCAAGACCGAAGCGGCGGAGAAACTCTTCATCCAGCGCCGGACCTTGTACAACCGGCTCGACCGCATCGCCGCGATTCTGGGCAAGTCCCTGGACGACGCCGCCACCCGCCAAAGCCTGCTGCTCGCGGTGAAGGGGCTGGATCTGCTCGAAGGGTCGTCGGTCGTGGCTCGGCGGAGCTCGCGACCATGA
- a CDS encoding MFS transporter: MPTESPPLKRGERGWKTATFVIFVGTGITYASWVTRTPAIRSSLGVGTGDMGLIILGLSIGSMAGLLLAGPVVARVGARHVITAAATVASLGLFTVGLGSGVAIAALVGLGLAFTGAGFGMCEVALNVEGAAIEKRMGRSFLPSLHGAFSLGTLAGAGLGAIAELLDVPVPVHLGVLAVVVIVSSVSVVALLPPATGREVGRTRRRSGTSGLTIWRDTRIVLLGLIALGMAFAEGSANDWLPLGIVDGYGVGSATGAAFYVVFVAAMTSGRLLGGRVVDRYGRSATVRWSAALAVAGVLIVILAGNLVLAALGCVLWGAGVALGFPLALSAAADSGADAARRVSAVSTLGYMAFLVGPPLLGLLGEQFGLLQAFYVVLAGAVLAGLVASATGETRATEESPLARVR; the protein is encoded by the coding sequence GTGCCTACCGAGAGTCCGCCGTTGAAGCGGGGCGAGCGTGGCTGGAAAACAGCAACTTTCGTCATCTTCGTCGGGACGGGGATCACCTATGCGTCCTGGGTGACCCGCACTCCGGCCATTCGCTCCTCCCTCGGAGTCGGCACGGGCGACATGGGGCTGATCATCCTCGGACTGTCGATCGGATCGATGGCGGGACTGCTGCTCGCCGGTCCCGTCGTCGCCCGAGTCGGCGCCCGTCACGTCATTACGGCCGCGGCCACCGTCGCGAGCCTCGGCCTGTTCACGGTGGGACTCGGTTCGGGTGTCGCGATCGCGGCCCTGGTCGGTCTGGGACTCGCGTTCACCGGTGCGGGATTCGGCATGTGCGAGGTGGCGCTCAACGTCGAGGGCGCAGCGATCGAGAAGCGTATGGGACGCAGCTTTCTGCCGTCGCTGCACGGTGCGTTCAGTCTCGGAACGCTCGCCGGCGCCGGCCTCGGGGCGATCGCCGAACTGCTCGACGTTCCGGTGCCGGTACATCTCGGGGTGCTGGCCGTCGTGGTCATCGTGTCGAGCGTGAGCGTCGTGGCACTACTCCCTCCGGCTACCGGACGAGAGGTCGGGCGCACGCGTCGACGATCCGGCACGTCCGGCCTGACCATCTGGCGGGACACCCGGATCGTTCTCCTCGGCCTGATCGCGCTCGGCATGGCGTTCGCGGAAGGCAGCGCCAACGATTGGCTGCCACTGGGAATCGTCGACGGGTACGGCGTCGGATCGGCCACCGGCGCCGCGTTCTACGTCGTGTTCGTGGCCGCGATGACGTCGGGCCGCCTGCTCGGCGGGCGCGTCGTCGACCGGTACGGCCGCTCTGCGACCGTCCGCTGGTCCGCGGCGCTCGCGGTGGCGGGGGTCCTGATCGTGATCCTGGCCGGGAACCTGGTTCTCGCCGCGCTCGGCTGCGTGTTGTGGGGTGCCGGTGTCGCTCTCGGATTTCCGCTCGCGCTGTCCGCGGCGGCCGACTCGGGTGCCGACGCCGCGCGACGCGTCAGCGCGGTGTCGACGCTCGGCTACATGGCATTTCTGGTCGGGCCGCCGCTCCTCGGGCTGCTCGGGGAGCAGTTCGGACTCCTGCAGGCCTTCTACGTCGTCCTCGCCGGCGCCGTCCTCGCCGGGCTGGTCGCGAGTGCGACCGGGGAAACCCGTGCGACCGAGGAGTCTCCGCTCGCCCGCGTGAGGTGA
- a CDS encoding GMC oxidoreductase — protein sequence MRTSGHDQIDAYSPLREGAVVDVGDSDTVTADVVVVGSGMGGSTLAWALRDRDVDVLVVERGRFLPREVENSQAAEMFLEGRYKTAEPWFDGRNGEPFQPGVYYWVGGNTKFYGGSLPRFRVTDFEETQHYDGISPRWPFSYADLEPFYAEAERLYQVHGIDGEDPTEPPRSSPYPLPPLPHEQTIERFASSLRQQGLHPFHTPNGMNLTTQEHRRQSTASDGTPSQTDHKSEAENRALRPALQSERVRLLTEAKVTRLLTDAKGTRIIAAEAEFRGRTIRITANQFVVSAGAVNTAALLLRSADERNPDGLGNSSGLLGRNYMVHNSTFFMGVNPFRTNTTAWQKTLGINDWYVAGPNNEYPLGNLQMLGKLQAAHVKGARPWAPMWALKAVVDRSLDIYLTTEDLPTRNNRVRIDGDRIIVDWTPNNTAPHSELVRRVSAAVRKAGYPIILTERMGIATNSHMCGTAVAGTDPAASVLDPNCRSHDVDNLWVVDGSFFPSSAALNPALTIAANALRVAPEIASAAV from the coding sequence GGGCGCTCCGCGATCGGGACGTCGATGTCCTGGTCGTCGAGCGCGGACGATTCCTCCCCCGCGAGGTGGAGAACTCACAGGCCGCGGAAATGTTCCTCGAGGGCCGGTACAAGACCGCGGAACCGTGGTTCGACGGCAGAAACGGTGAACCGTTCCAGCCGGGCGTGTACTACTGGGTGGGAGGCAACACCAAGTTCTACGGCGGCAGCCTCCCCCGCTTCCGCGTCACGGATTTCGAGGAGACACAGCACTACGACGGCATCTCACCGAGGTGGCCGTTCAGCTACGCCGATCTCGAACCGTTCTACGCCGAGGCGGAGCGTCTCTATCAGGTGCACGGCATCGACGGCGAGGATCCGACGGAACCGCCGCGGTCGTCTCCGTACCCGTTGCCACCGCTGCCGCACGAGCAGACGATCGAGCGTTTCGCGTCCTCGCTTCGCCAGCAGGGCCTGCACCCGTTCCACACGCCGAACGGCATGAACCTGACCACACAGGAGCATCGCCGGCAGTCGACGGCGTCGGACGGCACCCCGTCGCAGACCGATCACAAGAGTGAGGCGGAGAACCGGGCGTTGCGGCCCGCTCTCCAGTCGGAGCGGGTGCGTCTGCTCACCGAAGCGAAGGTGACGCGTCTGCTCACGGACGCGAAGGGCACGCGAATCATCGCCGCGGAGGCCGAGTTCCGTGGTCGCACGATCCGGATCACGGCCAACCAGTTCGTGGTCTCGGCAGGGGCGGTCAACACCGCGGCGCTGTTGCTCCGCTCGGCCGACGAACGGAATCCGGACGGACTCGGCAACTCGTCGGGGCTGCTGGGCCGGAACTACATGGTGCACAACAGCACGTTCTTCATGGGCGTCAACCCCTTCCGGACGAATACGACTGCGTGGCAGAAGACGCTGGGAATCAACGACTGGTACGTCGCGGGCCCGAACAACGAGTACCCGCTCGGCAATCTGCAGATGCTCGGCAAACTGCAGGCCGCGCACGTGAAGGGGGCGCGGCCCTGGGCTCCGATGTGGGCGCTGAAGGCGGTGGTGGATCGCAGCCTCGACATCTACCTCACCACCGAGGATCTGCCGACGCGAAACAACCGGGTCCGGATCGACGGCGACCGGATCATCGTCGACTGGACTCCCAACAACACTGCACCGCACAGTGAACTGGTTCGCCGCGTCTCCGCGGCGGTCCGCAAGGCGGGGTATCCGATCATCCTCACCGAGCGGATGGGCATCGCGACGAATTCGCACATGTGCGGAACCGCGGTCGCGGGTACCGATCCGGCGGCGAGTGTCCTCGACCCGAACTGTCGCAGTCACGACGTCGACAATCTGTGGGTCGTGGACGGGTCGTTCTTCCCGTCGTCGGCGGCGCTCAATCCCGCGCTGACCATCGCGGCCAACGCGCTGCGCGTGGCGCCGGAGATCGCTTCTGCCGCAGTGTGA